The window TGAAGGGCATGATGCTTATCACTTCTCTCTGCAACTAACTGGTGCACCAGCTCTTATCGGGAACATGATATGTATATAAGTAGTCTCTTGGTGAATTATGTTTGATTCACATATCTTGAAGAAATTGTTGTTAAAGATATGTGCATTTTGTTTGACATACATCTTTGTGCAATCACCTGAGAGGATTTTCCAAAGGAACCGGTTAGGCATCTGCAGTGAAGCTTTGACTGCAACTAGGCCTCGAGCTGCTTCAACTGCGTGTGATATCGAGATATAGCGTGACTTACTAACCAGGTGAGTTTTTAATTCTActgttttaaaaaatcacataatCCCAAGCccttttttcattgaaatttCCGGATATGGATACTGATTTGGTTTACCAAATTGCTGCATCCCTAAAGATGACTTGAGTTTCCGGATATTCCTATTGCTCTGCATCTTTTAAACCTTTTGTCTATAGTTAGTTTGAATTTTGACCTTTAACAAGTGTACTGACACATGTTATATTATCATATTTCTTCCTTTCAGTCTATATGTGAGAAAAAACTGTGAAGAAGCTTGCATTATTGCAGCACCTATATTCTCAATTGGCGGAGAAGCTGAGGAGAGAAGATGACAAGGTGAGATAATAGTATTTGAATAATTTTACATAGCATGATCATCTAGATAGCTTGAAGTTAAGGGTTGTGAATGTTATCTCcaggtttttcttttcttcacaGTTGGTTTGAGTCCTTTGTGTTTTTATCTACAGTTTAACGTCATCTTGGCTGCTCTGCATCCAACTCCAGCTGTTTGTGTGCTTCCAGCAGAAGAAGCCATACTTTTGATCAAGCAAATTGGTGAAATATTAGCTGTttgtaacatatttttataaatgcaCTTCTCTACAACCAGAGCCAAACCGGTCAGATTGTAAGCTTGCCTCATCTCTGGGAAGATGAGCTCATGTCCTAAACTAAAGAATCTTTCATTAGGTTGCAGTATCtgtatctgttttttttttcatcatatCCACCATCAACTAACTTGAGTATAGATGTTCCGAAACAATAACAATGAGGAAAAAGAAGGGCTTTATGATTACCGATCCTGTGAAGATTGAAAAAATAGTTATGAATGTGGTCTCCCCGAATCCCCAAAGCAGCTTGAGCAGTAACGAAGTGGGAAAACAAAGCCTCAAGGCTTTTGCTGGTCAGGTATTGTAGATAGGACGAGCCCTTTGATTAATACATTGCAACACGTTGATGGTACCAAAATAATTATTACTTAATATAGCATTCACAAGAATGATTTTTCTGGTTTAATCGTAGTTCTTTTTCAAGTACCCGTCAATTACATCTCCATGCTGCATATCGTACAAGGAACAAATAAGTTATAGTGTGTGGTTATCTAAcctaaattaaaaagaataataCAAGTACATTCTTTCACAACTTTTCGTGGCATTTCAACAAAGAAAATTCCAGTAATAGCCGAGTTAACATGATAGAAATTCAAGCAGCATAAGCtcacttttaattaaaaaaattttagtaacatttattttgaaaattacagTTGTTTTGTGGATAACATAATtcatttcattttcaaatatgaTAGCAATAcaaaatttgaacaaaaaaaaataaaatttcaaaatatgcaTACCTAacttaacctttttttttctataactgTGAAAACAATTATATCGCAATAATCAAtgttcaaatttaaatatacagaGGAAATACTAATTGTGATtaagaaataaacataaattaCTGAGAAATAGTTTAAGTTAACTCacgaaaaaaaagaagtttaagTTAACTCAGTCGAcgctaatattttaaaaatattctatttGTTATCATATTCAAGTTAGAAAAGACGTTtacaaaaatgaataaaatattttcatagtgAACGCGGTCATCTATAATAGAGCTGGGTATAAAATCCAACACCAAATCCGTTGATTCAAAATACTAGAACCTAAATCAGGTTAGATCTATAAATGTATTGAACAGATATTAAGTTGGAAGAGATTAGATAACTGATCTCGATTAGATAATTCCTAATATCTAAAGGTAATCCAAATATATCTGAAATTACATAAGGTGTCACccttgaatatatttatttcgtCAATTTCAAATATTATGTGTCTTTTTCTGATATATTaagtattttgataatttaaaattaaattaaatttatcaaaTCCAATTGTTAGAAAATAACATGTCATCTATATTAGAGCAGTGTATAAAATCCGGCACCAAATCCGCTGATTCAAAATCTTAGAACCTAAATCAGATTGAGTCTGTAAAAGTACTGAACGGATATTAAGTTAGAAGAGATTAGATAATTGATCCCGATTAGACAATGCTCGATATCTAAAGGTAATCCAAATATATcctaaattatataatatgttaCCCTTGAATTAGTTATTTCGTCAATTACAAATATTATATGTAACTAAAATAGTGCACGTTCACtgatttcaaacaaaaaatataaatctttgaATATCTACTATGTTACAATAGTGATGAAGTATGTTCTCATATTTTATACGTGTAATACATGGTTCATTTCTATCGCAACCAGATAGACCTACtatgattaataattttttttcatgataatctaatatataaaataaaaaaatacttggaTCATAACTTATATTTAACTATTCTTTATTCATTTCACATTTGCTGATTTttctatatgtatttttatatggtaaaaatgataaattgtccttttatttatttctaaagAACTTAACCCTGTTGAATACAATGACTCTTCTTGAGAAAAAAGCCTCGAGGGAATTAAAAAAAGTACACACAAGTTTCTATGTTTACATAAGTCCAAGAAAATAACATGTCATCTACATTGCAAAAAACTAGATTAAATACATTTTCAATTGTCTAactccgggcgtagcccggaaaaagtttctagtaattttaaaatttgttaaccaattataaaaaaagtctgtaaaatctaattggttgaacagtttccaataaaattaaagtagccttaaaatctcaaaacttcatgtaaattgaaacaaaataatccttctaaaacatcatttatATTGAAACCGAAGGAGTAGTCAGAAAAGGAGAAAAACCCttgttataataaaatctttCAGTGCGAGGGGAGTTAAGAAAGTAAAAGGAAGGATGTCTGCAACCcaggaagaagacaagaagcCCGGAGACGGAGGAGCTCACATCAACCTCAAGGTCAAGGGTCAGGTAATGGGTTTTCGATTTCAATGTCTTCTCTAAGTTCGATTAGGCTTTCCGCTTTCTGTGATTCCCAATTCTAGGGTAAAGTTAGTAACTTTCTTATGTCCATGCGATTGTAAACTATATGCTCTAACATAAAGTTAAATCCTTTTTTTGATTTTCGTTGCAAACATGAGTATCAGTCTTATGTATTCTAGTTTCCATAGAGTTCTAAAACCTTTATTGGCAAATGTATCGATGCTCAAGATCAGACTCATgttgtttttgtgtgtgtgtgttataaCAGGATGGGAATGAGGTTTTCTTTAGGATCAAGAGAAGCACCCAGCTGAAGAAGCTCATGAATGCTTACTGTGACAGGCAATCCGTGGACATGACCGCCATTGCCTTCTTGTTTGATGGTCGTCGTCTTCGTGCTGAGCAGACTCCCGATGAGGTATATAAGCATTCCATCTAACTAGGCTATTGTTAGCCTTGCAAGTTTCTAATgctaaatctttattattacaGCTTGACATGGAAGACGGTGATGAGATCGATGCCATGCTCCATCAGACTGGTGGATGTTGCGGAGGCGTTGCTCTGGCTTGACAATTATCCAGATTTAGAGTTTCAATGGTTAAGTAGTTAGTTATCAGCATTAGGATTTGCagacttgttttttttatcGTGACCATTGTCTTTAGAAAACTAATATGGTCACGATGGTTGTTAAAAGACCTTTTGGTTGATTCTTAGTCTTGTTCGTTTGATATTGTCATCCTAATATCACATGACACTACTAGCTCTTCATGATGTTCTTTGAAACGATTATCTAAATCTAATTTGTAAATCTCAAAAGTTAGACCAATTAGACGTGATGATGAAAAGCTCATGTATATTAAATTGGGGAGCCGTATCTAAAATCCACTTAGCTTCTTCTCAACATTCAACATGGCTGAGGAATTTCATTTTCATGAAGAACATACTATATTTATCCAAAACATGAACTTACAAAAGAAGAGAGCAAATCTTGGGAACAACCACCAAGAAGTTTCATGCAACTACCGAAGAGTTTGCTTATTTCTGGTTAACACTACCACTAGTGTTCAGCTGGTGAACTGTGGTTCATTCAAGCTCCTCCTCTTGGTTTACTACAACCTATGGCTTCAAAGATGAGAGCGTTAACCTCCCTAAACCTTTCCTCTGACAGAGAAGCATCCGCAAGGAGCATACATGCCTTCTCCTCTGTTGCTCCTTCGTAATCCTCTTTCCTCTTGAGCACCATGTGCCCACTTATCTCCCACACAGCTGGGTTCACCTGCGCTTCCCACACCTCCGTGCTTACTTCACCTAGAGCCTGTTTCTCTGCGTAACACTGCAATTGACATTATTTAAACAGTTATTCAATGGATCCTAAAACCAATAATGATCTAAAGGCTTGTCAGCTAaaggttatttatttatacCTGTGGCATCAAGAAGATCTGCCTTCCACAATTAGAGATGAGAACGTTGAAAGGAACGTTGCTGTTCTGGAGGTAAATGCAGGCATCTGATACAGTATCAGATAGGTCTTGCATAGAGTTTCCACCTTCAAAGAGAAGACCTCTCATAGGGTAGCTCAGAAGCTCTGAGACTTTCACACCATTATCAGTAGTAATCATCTCCTTGGAAGAAGCTTTCTCTAATGGAAAAGGCATGGCCAAGTAATATGCCTGAAAGTGAAGATGGTTGATAGTGGCAAAAGCACCAAGGCTGTTGTAACCAACTCTGAAGTAAGGATTCTTAGCCTCGGAAGCCATGTGAAGTGCTAGCAACATGCTTTTGTGATCCATCCTCTGAGGCAAGCAGTCGAGAACACGAGGAATCAGCAGCACATGCCCATACTCGATGGGACTAACCTGTTATAAGCAAATATACAAAAATCAACCATTTGCTAGACCAACAACCAACTATTGAAACCAAGTCAAGCTTCTTTTACATTGATGGCAACAACACTGGGAGAATTCTCAGCGAGAAGAGGCATGCAGGGTAAGACCTGAGCTTCTTCATATTCACCAGCTTCGAACTGAAAGAGCAATTCTTCTTGGCTAACTTTAGTGAAGTTGAATTTGTTGCCATCGAAAGACTGCAAAACCTTATCTACACGGAACTCGGTTGGCCTCTTTAGGTGACGGCCCTCGTTAAGCTGAGCAATAAAGCCATACTTCCCCGGGATGACCTAAAAACAACAATGAGAAACACCAGATTGGCTTCACAAGACTAAACAAggttagagaagagaagaaatgtACTTTGGTTACGCAGGCAGTGAGATCGTAGCGAAAGAGTCCTCTTTGGTACCTATCCTCCCACTTAAACACAAGAACTGATATGAATTGATACTCATTCAAGCAACAAAATGACAAAACTGAGTCTCTCTTTACCTCGCCGAGGACAAGGGACTCGAGAAAAGCCACCGGAGgctctctagctttctctccGGAGTCTTCCACTTTCTTGCAGACGTACAACGGAAGCCTTGCCACTGAACAAAACCACATCAATTAGATtaaatcaaacaagcaaaaaaAACCCAATGATTCAGCAATAACGCGTACTTACTGTCAACACAACAAGCTCTGAGGCAGTTCCGTCCACAGCCGCCGACAGAACCATCGGAAGCCTCATCCTTCTGGTAATTAGACACTACGGTCGGAACCCTCTTGATTTTCAACATTTCTCAAGAACCAATAGCAAAAAGAAAGACTTGCCCCACACGAAATCAAATTGAAACTAAAAAAACCTAAAAGCTAATGGAAGAAGGAAAGAGATGATTTTGGGAACCGCCTCCGGCAAGAAAGAGGAGATCGGAAGGGCTGCCGCCTTCAGACGGCAGGGCTCCACGTCCTCCGTGCGGCGAAGGACTAGACTCGATTAAACAACAACCCTTGCGTCGGACAATGTTGACGTGAGAGCTAACGCCTCGAGATGGGCCGTATATAGCCGTGATTGCTGAAAATCGAACGCCGGAGAAGATGACGGAAAACGAATGGGACCCTCAAAACAGCTGAAATCTACGGCGGAGAAAGGGGATACAAACTCGAGAGTTCAACGAGAAAGGAGAGATCTTTCGATGtaaagtttctttcttttttcgcTGGTAGTGTGAGTTTTGGGAAATTGAATGGCTTTAAATAGAATAGCAGATGAGTGAGCCTGAGACCAGAAACGTCACAAATATCtttgttttttcatattaacctttttatattattattatttcattactAGGTTCATCAACCCCGCGCAAACGCGGggtccttttttattttgatttttgtaatTGTCATTCTGTTATTTGTTGATAACTTTGGTTTTTCTGTATCCTTCTTGAATCATGCCTGATTAGAATGTGATAGGCACTGAGATAGTGCTGACTTGCACCTGTAGCAGAATAAGTAAAAAAGACTTTCATACCAAAAGTTTTTTGTTAGAGATATGGTTGACTATAAAATAGAAGAACCGAGAGTTTTAGAAGGGCATGCTGATTGTTGTGATTCACGACCGAGATGAGATCGTGAATGGAGCTTGGGATGATATCGCCATATCTTAGCTTGATTTTTTGCTTGTACCTACTTTATTTCTGCTTGTATCTGCCCTATTTCTATCAATAAAGGAGTTACGTAAACAGATTCATAACAAACTGGTGTGGTTAGTCAGTACTATCTATCTTTTTAGTATATTTCTATCCGTTTTATTATCTTGGTGTATTTAAACATACGGGAATGTTAATCTTTATACTAAGTAATTAATGTCTCAAGAAGTTGCTTGACCTTTATTTTGCATTTGAACACAATTTAGCTTTCTTTCTAGTCTACTCTTCACAATGTTTCATAGCTCATCTTGTTTCACTACATTAAATTTGGTTGTATATGAACCTATTTACAATATGAGGTCTAAGGTGTTTATGTAGTCCCTGAAGTAATTAATCTTTTATAGTTAGTGggaatatttaaatatataaataaaaacaaacaaaagattGAGTCAcgcaaacaaaaacagaaatgGGGAAATTGCTCTGAGATGGATTTGCAACTGTTGGGTCGAACTCCACGATCAAGTACACAAACTTGCACACTAAATCGTAGTTAATACACGTCGTGCAGGACACTTCCATGCCAGGCTTGTGACAGTCTGCACCAGGTTTCATAGCGTCCATTGAGCGGAGATATATTTGGTAACTGTGCTCATGTCAAATGCAACACCATATGAAACATACTCTAGATTTGGAAGAATGAAGAGACAGTCTTGAGCTCATGATTCTCTGGAAAGGATACGTTACCAGGTAGAATCAATATGATCGCCTCCAGACCTTTTTGCAGAATTGAGAAAAAATCAGTTCTTTTAATCAGAATTTCAAACCGGTTAGAAGTAAAATATGATTCAGGgagttttgtttgtgttttcttttaCCTGCAGTTTTTGCAGCAGTAGCTTCTTGATAAACATCTGTCACAAAAATAATCTCTGAAAGATCATCCAC of the Brassica rapa cultivar Chiifu-401-42 chromosome A03, CAAS_Brap_v3.01, whole genome shotgun sequence genome contains:
- the LOC103861660 gene encoding LOW QUALITY PROTEIN: GDP-L-galactose phosphorylase 1 (The sequence of the model RefSeq protein was modified relative to this genomic sequence to represent the inferred CDS: deleted 1 base in 1 codon); protein product: MLKIKRVPTVVSNYQKDEASDGSVGGCGRNCLRACCVDMARLPLYVCKKVEDSGEKAREPPVAFLESLVLGEWEDRYQRGLFRYDLTACVTKVIPGKYGFIAQLNEGRHLKRPTEFRVDKVLQSFDGNKFNFTKVSQEELLFQFEAGEYEEAQVLPCMPLLAENSPSVVAINVSPIEYGHVLLIPRVLDCLPQRMDHKSMLLALHMASEAKNPYFRVGYNSLGAFATINHLHFQAYYLAMPFPLEKASSKEMITTDNGVKVSELLSYPMRGLLFEGGNSMQDLSDTVSDACIYLQNSNVPFNVLISNCGRQIFLMPQCYAEKQALGEVSTEVWEAQVNPAVWEISGHMVLKRKEDYEGATEEKACMLLADASLSEERFREVNALIFEAIGCSNQEEELE
- the LOC103861659 gene encoding small ubiquitin-related modifier 1, translated to MSATQEEDKKPGDGGAHINLKVKGQDGNEVFFRIKRSTQLKKLMNAYCDRQSVDMTAIAFLFDGRRLRAEQTPDELDMEDGDEIDAMLHQTGGCCGGVALA